In the genome of Astatotilapia calliptera chromosome 18, fAstCal1.2, whole genome shotgun sequence, the window AATGGAAATTTACAGTTCGGTTTTTGTCCTGTGGCCTTTTCACGTTGAACTAATAAAAGTAAAGTTTCCAAGTCCCATGTGTCACCACAAgggtttagttttttattttagttatgcTGGGAAGCCAGTGAGGGATCACACTGTACTTGCTTTTTTGCATGATCTGTGGAGCAATAGCATGAGCCTCCTCACTTTTTAAACCCTGCAGTTTAAAGCAACAAATAAGGACTGAGTACTCTGCTTCTATCAGAAGAAGAACATTCCTGTGTGGACTTTTCCCCAAGTTAGCTTTAGGATATGAGGGCAGTCCAAATTTGTGGAGGGAAAAATGGGATAaaatcatagactgtatataagagATGAGCATTATCCAACAGGACATCATCTGTAGATCTTTGAAGTCCCACTTTGAAGCCTGACATTCACAGCTTGTTTTCTGGGAGCCAGAACATTTTGAACATGTAATTATACCGAGGGTGGGGTGCAGGGAAGTTTTCAGTTAACACCACCAAGTTTAGTGGGCAAAGTGACAGCATGGGTACACTGCACAAGAACAGATATTTGCTAAACACGGATAACTTGGGCAAACTGCTAGTACAACTTTATTATTCTTTGGTCATATAGGCACTAAAACCAAACAAGGTCACCAAGCAGGCTTTTACTGCccctcttttaaaaataatcattcCCCACTTAAAAATGAACTTTGAGCCATCTAAGgggtacaaataaataaataataatcccACAAAAAGTTATCATAAAGGGGGAAATTAGCGATCAGGCCAAAACTGTTTTTGAACCAGAGTGCTAACATGTTTTTACTCTGAGGTTAACATTTGGAAATGTTTGGGAATTTGAGGCAGTgcagtttttgtcatttctttctaCAGTTCTTTCTGTCAACCTTAGAGACTGACACTTTATCCTGTCCCTAATCCTATTGGGTTACACATGTCAGTGAgctaaaaattattattattttttgagaAATTTAACCGATCCTTTCATTGTTTTGCTGATaacatcttgattttttttcccctgtgaaATCTAATGACCCCAATTCATTAAGTTTAGTTCGACTGCCTTAAAGAATTGGTTAAACATtaattttcttaattttaatgaacagaaatgaaaacagagattgTTATGTTTGGTTGTGGTGAGCAGCTGTAGGActgtgtttcctctgtgttGGCTCTCTCACTACTCTCACTGCTCGGATTGACCTGACTTGCATCGactggttttccattacaatccAGTACTATCTAATGTCCATGGTTGTCGTCAAAGCAACACTGCAGAGCATCCCGTGACGTAATTAGTATGCGATGCGGAAGGCTAAACCAAAGTGGACGTCGAGCCAACAATATACCTGGTATTCTGTTGCTTCTCGTCGGACTCGGGAGCCGGGGCGTTGttttttgtagccatttcccTCGTTTCCTGGTTTCAAAAATGGCAGTTTTGATCTTTGTGAATGAGACACTCTTGTGACTCATCAAGTGATGCCAGTGACCAGTCAATCGGTAGCATGGCAGTCTGACGAcgtcacattttagtacctgcttggATTGCTTTTAACTGCGGCCAAGCAGGTACTATTTTAGTACCTGGTACTATGACTTATTGGAAAGCCCTGAAAACCCTGGCGAACCGTGCCGAGTCAAtccgagtaggtactaatggaaaaggggcttatGGGTCGTTCATTTATCAATCGGTTAAAAACTTGGGTGTTGACAGCTCTTTTAACTTGGATAAACAGATTATTTCTGTGATAAAACTGCTTCTTTTACCAGCGGAGATTATTGGCCAAAGTGCAGCCTTGCCTTTCTTATGACTCAGAGTCATACATGCTCttattattgtattgtattgactgtattatTGTTATTCTTTGTATGTAGGAAAGAAAtggaacacaaaaacatgaacatattACTCCAATTTTAGCTTCACTCCATTTGAGTTCTGTCAACTTTAggtttaattgtaacattttattgatcATTTTTAAGTTTCTAATTGGGCTGGCACCACTGTCTTTGTCTGATCTTATTCATGCTCATACTCCTGTCAGAGCACTGAGGTCTTCTACTCAGATTATCCTCAATAGTCCGAGATTTAGCCTTTAAAAATAGTGGACACAGAGCTCTCAAATTGTGTCCCTGAGTCTCTGGAATGCCTTATTATTTCATATTAGAACTGACCAAACAGTTGCTACATTCAAGTCATTCCTCAGGACTCATTTCTACTCTCTGGCCTTCATGTCGAGCTAAATCTAGACATCTtgtaattattttgtttgttgttattgaaagcctgtgaagcactttggtcaaccgtggttgttttaaatgtcCTATACCAATaaacttgaccttgaccttgatggTTTGTAAAAGCCTTTGGACCTTTGGACAAACCTTTTAATTATACGCTGTGTCACACTGCTCATTTTAATCCGGTTTTATATCGGATAGCAACGTTTCTGCTTGGTTAAATGGGAAATAAGTGAACAGTTAAAGTAAGATTTCTACTCGGCTCCACATGAGATGGTGAGACACACGAGACAATGGTTCTtctaggaaaaaaacaacagtttctaAGCTCTCACAAGTAATTACTTTGCCACAGTTGAAGTAACAGTAGTAGCTTTACATCATGGGAGTTGGATAAAGttatgattttgtgtttttttctgccaaACAGAATCCGAAGCTGTGGCCCAGTCTTCAGAAAACACATGTGTATTGTTTAGACAacatattttattacagatacTTGCCTTCTGTCTTCAACTAATCTAATCCTCTTTTGTtccaacagaaaataaagcgTGTGTACACGTCTGAATTTAAACCATACGTGGTGTTTGTCAAGCCACCGCGCATAGAGGAGCTACGCCTCACCAGACGGAGAGCTAAATTTGTCTGCGATGAAGAGGATATTAACCAAGTCAGGATCTTTTCagtaagaaaaaacacacacagtccagCAATTGCATGGTGAACTAAGGTTCCTGTTCCATGTAACGACATGACAGTATGAGGACAAACATTGTGGCACACACCCCTAACTAACACACACCTTAGTTTACACTGGCCCTGTGGTTTGCATTTAGAAGACATGGGAAGTTACAAAACTGCTTTCTGATTGGCTCCTTCTCCAATAAGATAACATCTAAGGAAGCGTATTTGTGTCAGAGATAAAAGTTTCAGCTTATGTGTGATATTGATCATGATTTAAATGGgggaaaaactaaaagaaaacacaaacaaaaacctgtaACAATAAATAGGCGATAGCAAGGAATCACATTAAATAGGGAAACAAACTTAAATTATTCACCAAATTGATGTAGACTGAAGAGTCTGTGCATTTTATATTGTTCTGTTGAGTACCTGCtcactttaacctcctaagacctgaattcttcacggcatgcatttttaatctctctttgctatttgggctgactGGGatctgatgaatgtaaaaacaaagaattacatgatttatttatttttttacctgatttttgtttctgagaaaaatgagatccacataagAGGACATTCGCTTTAAATTTCAATAggacagtagcagtataatgtcctcgtaagtggatatcaggccgttgtagagcaaaatttagtattttgttctagacaacccaaaatgtgatgtccacaaaTCTGGACGCAGGTCCTAGGAGTTTAAAACTGAAGCATCTGAAGTTGATGGGGCACAGCGGAATCAAAACATGCTAAGTAACTTTAAAAATGCCCATCTGAGTTTAGATTCATTGTTTGGCCACATGTGCCCAGGTTGCCTTTATCAAACCCACAAGGTGACGCAGCTGTGTTGCAGTAAGTTTTTGGTACTGTCCATTCAGAGTTGAGGCTCGTCTCAAAGGGCTGTGTTTTCAACTTGCGTGAAAAGGCTTCTTGTGCCTTAGCCGACAACTTGTCATATCCCGGCATAATTTTTGTATGTCTGCAAAAGactggacaagtggagaacaaaagaagaagtgacaagcctaaaaaaatatatacaactGTTGATCTGTATCTGAAAGCCAGAAAAGGCCTTTGAGTTGATCCATATACTGTTTACTGAAACCTCATCAGACATCTCAGTGTGAAGTTTTTGGTTAAAATCGTCATCAATATTagacagaggaggtcaggagagaggtaagTTGAGCTAcagctgtaaaacacagtgcaggctctgtcatggtttgtggGTTTAGCCACTAGTACTGAAGATTTTGTCAAAATTGACGGAATTATGAGCACAGAACCGTCAGATTTGTATGATGCAGTAACTTTTGGAAAGCATCTGTttagcaacagcttcatttctcAGCAccacagtgatcccaaacacactgccaatgcagtaaagtcacacctggatagaaaaacatacaATGGCTTTCCCAGAGGCTGGACCTCAaatttattgaagcagtgtgggagcATCTTGATAGAGAAGGCAACAAAAGgtagccaacatccaaagaagagctttgaatgtccttcaagaagcctggagaactatttctgaagactactgagagaaatgacaagaaagctgcctaagggagtttaggctgtgttgaagaataaaggtggtcatatcaaatattgactttcaactGCACAAACTGATTTTGCCAGTACTTCCATTTATGTTTACACATTTCAGTACATTACTGCACCTATCTCCCATTCTCctgacaaaatataaagaaatgagcagtcattttgcacaacactgtacACCACTCCATCTAGGGATAGAATCTTTGTTGCCTGATGGATACTGGTGACGCTATTTTCCTTTCACAGGAGGCGGATTTTGAGGACATGATTGACTTAGCTGAAAACATGGAGCGCCAGTACGGTCACCTGTTTGACAAGGTGATTGTTAATGGAGATATCGCCTCTGCGTTCAGAGAGCTGAGGTCAGACCTCGAGAAGATTCAGGAGGCACGGGTCCAGTGGGTGCCCACAGAGTGGAGCTTCTCCTCACCAACAAAAGCACGGAGAAGCTGTAGTCATCTGCCCAGCTGGATTTGAGATTTATATATGAAGTtagtaagaaaaacaaattaataaaaatataacatagCTGTATGTAATGTGTCATTTTAGAACAAACAACATGGAAGACtgaatttcatattttaatccTGGGCTAAACAAAAGCTGCGATTTCTAAAGTTTTCCATATTGTCTTTTGTGCGCATCCAGTTAGGCAGAATCCATTTCTCCacttctctccatctctctctccctccatctgtctCTGCTCCTGCTTTTCTGTTGGCATTTGGgtgaaaacatttcagtttgcagaagaagaacaagaagaagggggaaaaaaggaaactcTCCAGAGCTTGTGGCTGAGTGTAATGCCTCCCTGCCAAGTCGCAAACATCAGCATGTAATTATTCTGACAGCTGCTGCACTTCAATTAACTGTAATGTACACCAGAGAAATATTATTAGTAGCAGTCAGGGAGGCTTTTTTTTGCCAGCTACATGCTATATGGAGCAGGGACACAAACACGATAATAATCATAAACTTTTGCTGAAGCAAGATGAAAAACCGTTTTATGATTGCGAATAGCAGAATGCTGCAAATACTGCAAAGACCCAAAGGTGCAGAAGGTCCAATAACTAATTGTTAAGTGCTCTATTCTGAAAATCACCTTTGTTATAGAACATTAACCACAACGAGGTGTCTTTTACCCGAAAACATATTGAGACAATTAAAAACAATTGGCAGAAACTCACCATTAGTGACACTCCATTAACAAATACTCATATTTGAGCATCACAGCTGGTCGTCGGGTACAAATTTTACTCCTCTCACTCACACATGGCGGGTAATCCAATGTTTTTATGACTACATTTCACTACAGCCGTGgtgtttccttcctcttttttgGATGGTGTGCTCAATTGGGTGTGAAGGAGTGTTAATGGCTCTATCATGTCGTGTTTGCGAGGAAGAGAGAGCAGTGTGATGTGGGGAGACGGTAATGGCTTTCAAGGGACGTAGGCCTTCGTAGACGTACGGAGAGAAGTTATGACAACATATAAAATTgtactttaaaaacacagtgaagctagaCGTAGTCGATCGGGCTGCAGCAGCAAAGGGAGCATCATCGAGtctcaaatatttatttgtctttggAAAGCTTATTGTAAGAGTCAAACATAACTGAGTGGACGCAGACAGCATAGATGCATCCACTGGTATgtctgcatttctttctttcttatcttcTATTTTAAATGCAGACTCTCAAGACAACACTCGACACTCTTGCCAGGTCTGAAGCCCAACCTGAGCCAAAGCCTGGCAGTGTAATTTCATCACACCGCTGAGAATCTGCAGGCACCCTCTGAGATCATAATGATGCCATTAAAGACACCAGAGTGCTCCAATGAAAACCTGCCGTTTTATGTTCAGAGTAGCTCCCACTTCAAACATTACACAGAAGTATGATGTCAATTGGTCTCGGATAATTTGGCTCAGTCGTGTAGCTGTCTATCTGAAGAATGTAACAATAAATACAACCAATGTTAAACAACATCTAGTTTGTTAGCAGGAAACGTTCATTACTTTTAAACAACCGACACAGTAAAGCACATGGTAAAAGTATATGGGAGATACTTACACAAACCTAAAGCAGGAAGGGAAAGGTTTTTAGTTTATTGCAGAATACTGTAGGTTTAGAGAGTCTTTGGCTGACTCATTTGTGCTGACATTAACCCAAAACAACTTTGCAACACAAAAATCTCAAAAAGACAATTTTGCAACCAATCAAATTCGAATTTTCACCTTAActtttttgctctgttttgGGTCCAACCACTCCAGAGGCAAATGGCTAGCTCCTTAGGCGCTAAATGCTACACTGCGTTCATGAGCTAGTCACCAAGTTTGTCAGTTCGCTCAAGCATCAACAGACATGCTAACGCTTTGTCTTCATGGCCTTggggggtccttagggactagtaaagcgctatacaaatacaggccatttaccattttaccattcaTCAGAGCATAACATCATTAGCGTTGAAGAAATAATAATTGAAGAAATAGACTAAGTTTTATGCTAGCACTACCTATTTATCTTGGCGCTACAGTTTTTTGATTTTGGTTAGCACCATGTCTGAATGTACCGGGGAAATGCATCCTCTTCAGAAACTTAATTTgtcagtttattgttaattgCTAACTAATTAGAGTACTTTGAGCTGCTTCATTTCCACTAACTGCAGGCTGTAAACTAAAACAATTAGctaaaaaatgctgaaatgctAAAATAGGACACAGCGCCAGCAGCATGCAACAGAATCTACAACATTTGACAGCACTATCAATAATTGTCTGTTTGAACCAAACGgattagaaataataataataaaaagaatgcTTGGCGATCTGTTTCTCTGCTTCACACTTTACTGGGTGTTTGTCCCTTTGGATAGGCCTGGAGTTTGTGAACCTGCAcgacacatacacagacacaagtGCCAAAGTATCCAAACAAAGCGAGATATATATCCTTCCACTTGGATTTTTTTACAGGTCTCCTGGCTGCCAAATGTAGGCGTGTTCCCAGCTAATATCAACAGTTGAGCCGGTGAACATATCACAGAGGGACAGGAGTAAATGGTGTGAGATAGCATGTAGCCTTTTCCGACTGCTGCCGAGGAATGTGAGCAAGGAATTTACAGCACCTAACGGGGACGCTTCTGGTAcatgtgtttttcagctttgAAAGCACTGAAACTCAACCTCCCCCGCTGATAGTCCTGAATTATGAATGTGGATGGGACTTTTTAGAGTGCTTTAATACACCGAACAAGTGCTACTTGGATTTTAGCCACAATTTCCAaagtttaaactgcagccaggaTGACCAAAACCCCATTTTATCACAAATGTTTGCTTAAAGATTATTAAGTTATGATTGTGCATGGCAAAGTCATCAGTGTATATCCAAACACTCTTACATAAGAGTGTTTAGAGGAAAAACATACGTGAATTACAGCTTAAGCCGAGCCATCCAGTCTTCAAATACTGGGCTCAGAGCCCACATGTTGTCATTTAGTTACACTAATGATGATGTTAGAGTTCCTTCAGACTGAGTTTCCATAATTATTTACAGTCCCGGTTGCTCAAAAATGGGAACCCACACTAACAAATATGCGCATTATCTTTGGATTAACCCTACTCACAGTGCAAAGGGATGCAATGCAGTCCTGACACTCAAATAAATACGTagactttaaaaactttaaacccCAGACGCAATACAAACtcataattacacacacacagtttaatgtcattttcttgtgtttgtgtggcctCTGTGGATTGGCCAATTTGTACTGAAATCCATCTGAAAACAGCAGGATTTGCTGCCTATCACAGGGCACAGCTCCGTGGTTTTGCTGGTTATAAGTAACCGTGTAATTACACGCATAAATTTCCAGAATCTCTTGGTAAAACATGTACTATTATTTGCTGACACGGTTTTTGGTAAAACCGCAAGGTCCACATGAATCATGTGCCTCATGTAGAAAATATGAGGGCATGTTGAACTGCTTAGCACAGACTGCAGTCACACCAAGCAAAAATCTCACTTGTAAATCTAATGACCGCATTTGCTGATATTCTTTTCATGTGCAATCTCGCTCAAACCGTCGGGTGCTACCGCTGCTCTGCAAGCTTTGCCTCACAGACCCCTCCACAGAAGCGATTGGACGGTGGGGGGAGCCAATAGGCGGCGGAGCAGCAGGTTATTTGAACTCTCCTCGCACAACATCATCTGACTTTTCAAACATTATTCTCCTCTTCTGTCTGTCAACGTCTGTTCCCGAGAGCACCGAAAGAAAAGCAAGGGACACTTTTATGTTTAACCTATTCCTTTTTACACCAAGTCTACCAAGAATGGGAATCTACTGCCTTTCTTTACATCTGGGAGTTTACTGATGCACCTGTTGATTGAGGAAGACTCGGCGCGTTTAAGAATGAACAAAGTTGCTGTGATGAAGTCTGAGCTTCACTTGGACGACGGcaggagagcagaggagaggaacAGACTGAACTGTGCAGACGTACCTCAGACAAGTTTAGCAGAAGGACAGAGCGCGGACCTGCTGCGATGCCAAGAGTCCGCAGAACACAACTCTGCCATGAAGTACAGAAGATATGGGTATTTTAtcacttttttgcttttttttatggcagaaaaacacattaaacctATAAAGAATCTAAAATAATGCTGCGATCTCAGATCTTGTACTTCTTTGGATATCTACGCTTTGATTAAATTAATTGCATGACATAATTTAGTCAAATTTGACAGTGAAGTAGATCGAAAGTATTGCTACAGTGCTACAATCAGGTTACAGGTAAGCATGCTGGACAATGTTTGTTGACCTCTTACTCCTTCAGGTCCCGTCTGACTGGCGTAAAAGTTCGTCACAAAAGACAGGTGTTGCAGGACATGGCCCGGCCCCTGAAACACTGGTTATACAAACACCGGGACAACCCCTACCCGACTAAGACCGAGAAGGTCCTACTCGCTTTGGGCTCGCACATGACACTAGTACAGGTGAGACGAGCTCACGCAAGAAAGAAGAATGAAGCAAAAGTGATTTGAAAGATGTATTAGTGCTGATTTATGCGAGTCAGTGCTGtcctaaaaaaaacacagcggCATCTGTGCAGGTTTCCAACTGGTTTGCAAACGCCCGACGAAGGCTGAAGAACACAGTGAGGCAGCCAGACCTGAGCTGGGCCCTGAGGATCAAACTATACAATAAATATATCCAGGGAAACGCGGAGAGGCTGAGCATGTGCAGTGATGACACTGACTCAGAGGGTAAGGACCTTCAGGGAATTAGTAGTTTCTAAGTCATCAGACTGGATGTACCcagtctctcttttttaatcATAGTTTGTAACATTTCATATTCACTGATATGAATCGATTTAGTGTGAAATCAGTGACAgctttgtttcctttgctgCAGATGAAGAATGTCCCTTACAGACTCCCATCAGCCAGtcaaacttcagcaggtcatcatCCCACAAGAGCGTGCTGGAGAAACAAGGCAACATGCTCACCATGGCTGACTGCGCCAACAGTGATGACAGCACGTCCCCTCCTTCCAAGTACAAGAGCAGTTTACTGAATCGCTACCTGAACGACACCCTGCGGCACATGATGGTGGCGAAGGCCGATGGCGTTGCGCCAGCCTGCAAGAGAAGAAGCCACTCCGAGTCATTCAGTTCAAACGAATGTGATGGAGATGTCGTCTCGCCTGCATCGTCCTATGAAACAGAGACCAACTTTGTCTACCATATGGGTGAGACCTGTTTCTTTTCTAACACAAATGCAATATCTGTATGTGTTAATACACAAATTTAGAAAGATGTGATGCAATATTAGCTTCATGCATCAATCAGCaatcaaaaacaacacagtagTCTAGAAATGGTAGGATCTCCCCCCATCCATAGAAATTACTAAAGCATCTTCCTTGTTTATTGTGGATTTATGCTGAATGTGAGGCAAACTGACAGTTTAACTACCCTGTTTCCCCTCTGTTCATTTTTAACACACCACAGTGTACAGTAAAGTAAGAACAGAACGAACAGAAACTTCCACATGGCTCCTCGGAGCGCCCTGATATTAATAAATCTCTGGCACTCCACTGAAAGTCAGAAGCTCTGTGAGATTCAATTATAAAGTTAGAGGGAAAGTGGGAGGGAGTTTGACACCTGGGTGCCCTTTCAGACCTATAGGGAGCACAGCAAACTGACAAGCCTCGAATCCGCTAAGGCGCAAGAGCCAAAGCCTCTACAAATATTACTAATAAAGTCTCATGCAGACG includes:
- the LOC113010115 gene encoding homeobox protein Mohawk-like, with the translated sequence MHLLIEEDSARLRMNKVAVMKSELHLDDGRRAEERNRLNCADVPQTSLAEGQSADLLRCQESAEHNSAMKYRRYGSRLTGVKVRHKRQVLQDMARPLKHWLYKHRDNPYPTKTEKVLLALGSHMTLVQVSNWFANARRRLKNTVRQPDLSWALRIKLYNKYIQGNAERLSMCSDDTDSEDEECPLQTPISQSNFSRSSSHKSVLEKQGNMLTMADCANSDDSTSPPSKYKSSLLNRYLNDTLRHMMVAKADGVAPACKRRSHSESFSSNECDGDVVSPASSYETETNFVYHMDTSDYNSTKCDRDQQPLRGQQRQDDQGWREIHAAVALTSLAQVQSCTADQSSAPVSSAATGQSYTRGPLSVAKTTITDEMSNTGSASGLQQSCATGPALTNRIIQKSSHISEVQTVKVSLANSV